In Theropithecus gelada isolate Dixy chromosome 13, Tgel_1.0, whole genome shotgun sequence, one DNA window encodes the following:
- the FABP1 gene encoding fatty acid-binding protein, liver, with protein sequence MSFSGKYQLQSQENFESFMKAMGLPEELIQKGKDLKSVTEIVQNGKHFKFTITTGSKVMQNEFTVGEESELETMTGEKIKTVVQLEGNNKLVTTFKNIKSVTELNGDIITNTMTLGDIVFKRISKRI encoded by the exons ATGAGTTTCTCCGGCAAGTACCAACTGCAGAGCCAGGAAAACTTTGAATCCTTCATGAAGGCAATGG GTTTGCCGGAAGAGCTCATCCAGAAGGGGAAGGATCTCAAGAGTGTGACGGAAATCGTGCAGAACGGGAAGCACTTCAAGTTCACCATCACCACCGGGTCCAAAGTGATGCAAAACGAGTTCACGGTGGGGGAGGAAAGTGAGCTGGAGACAATGACAGGGGAGAAAATCAAG ACAGTGGTTCAGTTGGAAGGTAACAATAAACTGGTGACAACGTTCAAAAACATCAAGTCTGTGACCGAACTCAACGGCGACATAATCACCAAT ACCATGACATTGGGCGACATTGTCTTCAAGAGAATCAGCAAGAGAATTTAA